In Brachypodium distachyon strain Bd21 chromosome 5, Brachypodium_distachyon_v3.0, whole genome shotgun sequence, the genomic window CGGGCTGCGAAGACCACCCCCGGCCGGATCGGGCGGCCACATCCTCGTCAAGCATTGCCTCGCgccgccctggccgccgccactgctgaggtaacttttttttcttttttctttttttcgtgTAAAATTAAATCCAAAAATTCAGGCTCTTTGTACCCTTTTTTCATGCACACTGTGGTTTCTGGCATGACCGAATCTTCTTAAAGATCGCTTATTACGTTAATTTCTTGCTCTTGATGAACTCAATCCATTGAAATTCCATAATTCCAATGCAATAATTCCGTTTTAGAGTTCCTGTTTTGGTTCGCTTTCATGACATAATCTTGATTTGTATGTGATTAAAAGACATGGTTGATGAGTCCATTGATGAGTACCTTGACATTGTCGAGAGGACGTTTGGTAGCGAGGATGATGGTTTCGAGTTCTATAACAGTTATGCTCTTGAAAAAGGTTTTAGTGTGCGGAAAAGCTATGTTGAGTGGGATGAAGCCAACGAGGAGATAATTCTGAGGAAATTTGTCTGTAGTCGTAAAGGTTCGCGTGAAGAGAAGCACATGAAGAGAGAAGacaggaagaggaggccaCGCAATCTCACTCGTGTTGGGTGTCGAGCCAAATTGGTCGTTGCAAGAGTCAAGGAAACAGGGTGTTGGTTCGTGAAGGATTTCATCGATGAGCATACCCATCCTCTTGCCCCACGGGATCTTGCTTGTCTATTGCGTTCGCACAGAAAAATCAGCGACGAGCAAAAAGCGGACATTGTAGAGATGGAAATATCTGAGCTTCGCAAACATAAAATCATGGATATCCTGGTGATGCAGTATGGTGGATATGATGAAGTTGGATGTACCACGAGGGACATTTATAATTTCTGCCATCTCTATAAGCAGGAAACAGTCGCTGCCGGCGATGCCCAAACGGTGATCCGTGACATGATGGCGCGACAGGAGATAGATTCAAATTTTTTCTTCAAGTACTTGGTCGATGGAGAGGGGCATCTCAAGGGATTTTTCTGGGCCGATAGTCAATCCAGGCTTGACTACGAGGTTTTTGGcaatgttgttgtttttgatAGCACGTACAGGACCAATAAGTACAACCTGCCCTTTGTTGGGCTGAATCACCACCGCAACACTGTTGTTTTTGGATGTGGTATTATTTCTCATGAAACAAGCAAGTCCTACGAGTGGATGCTACGGACCTTTTCTGCTGCCATGGCCCAGAAGCACCCGATATCTGTGATCACCGATGGGGACCTGGCGATGCAGAGAGCGATCAAGGTGATCTGGCCTGACACGATTCATAGGTTGTGCGTATGGCACATTCAGCAGAACATCCTACATCATCTTGGTGATGATTTGGTTAAGGAAGAATTCAGATCTTTTATATACGATCACTCTCCCATAGAAGAACAtgagaaaaaatggttcgATTTCTTAGAAAGGACTAAAGTAACAAGTGAGGAGTCGTGGTTGCATCAGATGTATCAGATGAGGAAGCTGTGGTGTGCTCCATATCTGGTGGGACACTGTTTCTTAGGATTGAGCAGTAATCAGAGGAGCGAGAGCCTGAACTCTGTTCTGTATACCCATGTTGATGGTAGCATGGCATTGTTTAAAATCCTAGAACATTATGAGCGTTGCC contains:
- the LOC100846172 gene encoding protein FAR1-RELATED SEQUENCE 5-like, with translation MVDESIDEYLDIVERTFGSEDDGFEFYNSYALEKGFSVRKSYVEWDEANEEIILRKFVCSRKGSREEKHMKREDRKRRPRNLTRVGCRAKLVVARVKETGCWFVKDFIDEHTHPLAPRDLACLLRSHRKISDEQKADIVEMEISELRKHKIMDILVMQYGGYDEVGCTTRDIYNFCHLYKQETVAAGDAQTVIRDMMARQEIDSNFFFKYLVDGEGHLKGFFWADSQSRLDYEVFGNVVVFDSTYRTNKYNLPFVGLNHHRNTVVFGCGIISHETSKSYEWMLRTFSAAMAQKHPISVITDGDLAMQRAIKEYYKKNDFPSVVFQPGGR